Below is a genomic region from Rosa chinensis cultivar Old Blush chromosome 5, RchiOBHm-V2, whole genome shotgun sequence.
acaaaatgtcatttattgactaagacATAttaccattacataattcttggaaaataaaagactattctaaataaaaaactgcggcattttgtcttcattgctagatttaaagtctttgtgaactcaatgtcttgatcaccatgatgcgactaccttcttaggtacattgcaaattcaggtccattgataagacgttccatatcagaaatagacaccataaagaggattctgatcccttgattgaggcgcattggcgcaatatacatagtccctaggactgaGGGAGTTGGAAAGTGATGACtctggccaacgttggctccatggtttctaACCCTTCGTCCCTCAAAATCACACCTCCTACGGTCAtgtgattgtcgccttgagcaattaccttcttgagcatttcgatcgtatggatcatgacatCGATgacgactttctctagccataggacgatgctcttgatggctatcttgaagcctatcaatttctcttttcacaaGCTCGTTGCCATGTATTTCAGCAAtggccatagcttcaataagctgtcaAAAACTTGTGATCTGTCTTGCATtaacatgagtccggaataaatcagaggacctcataaCATAGACGGGGAAgatattgagggttttctcaatcaattagACTTCTGTGATCGTCTTTCCACAGAGACACATCATTGCTCTGATGCGGAGGGCTttcgaataaaattgcatgactgtGTCAAATTCAAATAAGCAAAGAtctttccattctgcttctgtattcggaagaatggagtcacgaacattgccatatcgttcgcgaagcgcttgccaaagctttatagcgctatcctcatttatgaactcaaactaaaggtcactatccatgtgacgtttcatgaaggcaagtgccctggaattatctttctcagtttgagggtctggagctgtttttataggacaaagctcttggatagtatgcaataaatcacgggcaataaggtggatctcgacatcaATGACCCATATTAAGTACCTTtggcctgcataatccaatggaacaaaatcgagtttgttcatgtttgacatcctaaaagatgaaacaagaacaagttagtttcggagtcaatgcttccacgaaaactaatataaatacgatttctgagctatgctaccaagaaatcaatttccaagaaattttgtattagaccgaaacaatgatgtttatatggtcataaatcgatgcttacggatgcTTTTAGTCCGAAgcttacgaacactcttagttcgtaatATTTCGAtgctcatgaacgctcttagttcgtggtttacgaatgctcttagtttgtggtttacgaacgctcttagttcgtatagcgTGAATCTCCACGATTCAGCTTTTCAAAGAATCGATCCCACGTTatcagaaaggtgggatgtagaagaagggaggttgaaaatcccagaagaaaaagaaaggagaaatttaaatttcggaaagcaggaactttaatttaaaacttacttgttgaattCAGAGCAGATTCTCTTCTGAAGAGCTTCTACTTCGATTAGTGTAAAGGTCTCAAAATAACTCCAgtatggctgaaatttggaggacagatagaagagacagagacaaacaactttgatgaagaaaagattttgatctgaggttccaaactagacgtttcgaggatTTCAAGCAGACAGATGTACACAGGAAGGGAGAACGATGCAGTTTggagctgcaggggcagcagacgTGCAGCGGTGCTGCAGAAACAGCAGGGATGCTTGCGCAGGGGCTCATAGATGCTGCAGGGGAAGGCGTGCAGGTGACGCTAGCGTGGGCTAGAAGCTGCGGCAGTGAGGCTTGAAGGTGGCAGCGGTGGTTTTGAAGGTTTTTTCTGGTTTGGATTTTTATTCTCGTGGttagagctcgtgctgataacgtgtttaagaataatagaattgagagagattgatgagagaattgtgtttcattattgagaatatgaaccctatatatagggattacaaagtacatgttctaatgatacaaggaaaactaatccgagtaggaataggaattctagaaccttctctcctattacaatcatggagCTACtactagtttgattaggcacacaaagcTCATTTCCTTTAACAATAACCACTAAAGAGCTCACCACATTAGTTAATCTCTAGATCATGCATCTCAGTGTGCACTCATGAAAACATGATAAACAAGAGAACCAACTTTCGCACCAATAAATTTAAAAGAACAATACTAGCTAAATATACCCACAAATCTTGACTAGGGCTTCCATAGCCCCCATCAAGTTCATGAATTCTTTAACCTGTTTGAGAGTAGTTAGTGATGATTATAAAGTACAGTAAACATTTGAAGAACCAATATTCTAATTAGGTAACCGACGCTCTCATGGCCTCTATTTCCGCCCTATTGCACCCCACGTAAAGAATCACGGAGACGCTTGTACCTTTGAGTGGAAAATTCTTTGACGTCAATCCGATTAAGTAATGTGTGCATAAgcatgagatttttttttttcaccgtCTAAAAACAAGGTTTTAGACTTTTTAGTGGCACTCATCAGCTTGCAGGTAtgataagaaaaataatttttcataATTTCTACCAAATAAGTCTACAAAACGAATTTGACAATAGTTGGAGTCTTAAATCCCTATAAAATTTATGCAATGTCTCATTTattcaatgtaggacaaacagtCCAGTTTTTCACATCCCCAAGATAGAAAAAGGATCGAAATGGTAACACCAATTATAAAGAAGTGACACTTATTAAAATCCTTGATCTTGAGAAGAACTAGttcaacaaacaaaaataaagattGATGTAAAAATGGAATGCTCAATTATACATTGCATGTGTTTCTTTCAGGTCAAGGTTGCTCAGTGCCATCAATAACAATCTTGCAACCTCCTGAAATCTTGCGTCGAAAAATATCCCAGCTGCTTCTCTTCGCTATGCCTTTCAAGTGAGCAATGAATTTCGTGTGCATGTCATTTACACACAGTTGGTCGAGGGATGTGAGACCGTCGATGCCCTTTGGAACTAACTCCAGATTGCGACATTTGGATATGGTTAGCTTCTTAAGCTTAGGCATCGCCCCATTCTCGATGACCATCTTTCTTAGCTGATCAAATTGTTCTATACTTACTAGAATTAGTTCTTTAAACGTTCCAGCTTTGAATTTCAACACTTCCCCTTCGGAATAATCAACCAAGTCGAGCTCCATCAGATTAGGCAAAGACTCAAGGGCCTCAAGGGGTTCCACCCTATCATTCAGTTTTGAGCACTTTAGAGCTATCTTGGACAGACTTTCAAGCTTGGGGATCCACCGCGGCAGCGTGTCTAGGAGCCCTTCCAAATGTAGACGTTGTACATACTTAGGTGGGGATTCCATATGATCCAAATCTAGATACACTTCCAAGCTCTTTGATCTTAGATCAAGCATGGAAAGATGTTTCATTTTCTGAATGGATGAACATAATTGTCTTCTATCTTCTTGACTTGCAAGATCTACTTGCAGCCCCAACTTCCTTAGATCTACCAACTCTCCCAAGGCTTTTATGAGCTTTCTATTGTTTCTCTTTTTCACCTCAATTAGTGACAACTTTTGTATGGACCGTAGGGCTTTAATATTTCCTGAAGAAACCACTACCGCTTGGATATTTTTAGATGTAGCATCCCAGTGATGGACTAAGAGGTGGCGCAGATTGGAGAGTTTACATATCTCTTTTGGCAAATGGGTTATCTGGGTGTGTTTAAGATCTAAGGTTTCCAAGAATCCAAGCTTGATAATGGACCTTGGAACTCTTTTAATCTTAGTTTCCCTTAGGCTCAAATACCTTAAGAGGGTGAGACCGACAACACCTTTTGGAAACTTCTTCAAAGGCGCACCTTGCAAATCTAAAACCTTTAAAAACTTGAAGTTTTTAAGTACATTTCCAAACTGGCGGAAATTATTAGAACTCCCCTGGCCAAATACTAGCAAGGTACGAATACCATTCAAATCATATGCAGACCCTGATATAGTGATGTTGTCATCTTGAACAGAAAGGCGTCGAATTTTTGTACCTGAATCAGTAGTACTGTGGTTCGCTTTCAAAACACAGAGAAAATTCTCAGGTTTAGAAATGATGAAGTGGTGAACAAGATTCGAAACACGACACCTCCTTACTTGTCCATCAGTTTCCTTGCTGCTGACGCTAACCAAGTTTCTACCAACCAGTTCATTTAGATACCATTCTGCAACGTCCTCCATTGTTTTTCTACCCTCTGGCTTCACAAATCCTTCGGCTATCCACAAGCGAATTAGCTTCTCACGTTTGATAGAGTAGTCTTCTGGAAACACGCTGAAGTACAAGAAACAACTTTTAAGCTGGCTTGGAAGATCCCTGTAGCTCAACTCCCAACTTCTAAGCGGGCTTGGAAGATCCCTGTAGCTCAACCCCCAACTTTCAAAGCTTTCATATGCCTTCTTCCACTCAACTGGAGAATGCCGCTTGTTTGCTAGATCGGCACCAACAGCTGAAATTGCAGAAGGCAAACCGTCACACCTCTTCAGGAATTTTTCAACCCACTCCTCAAGCTCCTGTGGacagttattattattattattatttggaaAAGCCTTCTTGCAGAACAGATACCGGGCATGTTGCTTTGATAAGCCACGACTCAAGTCATGGATGTAGTTATTGGAGGAATGAGAAGCAACATCAGACGTACGAGTTGATACGAGTATTTTACTCCCAGGGGAACCATTGGGCAGTGCATTTACAATGGACTCCAAATCCTCGTTACGCCAAACATTATCCAAGACAACCAGAAACTTCTTTTTCTGCAGAAGtagtttcaatttttcttttagaCAATTAATTGTTCCTTCTGGTTCCTGCCGTTTTCCTTTTGGATCAAAACTGCTCAACATGGTGCGCAACACATTTTCGAGATTTAGAGGACGCAACACATCGATCCAAGCTCGGCAATTAAAATTCCTTTGAACCTTTTTAGTGTCGTAAACATTCCTCATGATAGTGGTTTTGCCGGAGCCGCCAGGACCTACAATGGAAATCGTCAGACGCTTTGGATCTCCTTTCATCAACTGTTCAATGAGTTTTTGTTTAGGCACGTCAAAGCCCACTATTTCATCGTCTTCAAGAACTTGCGGGGTCAAAGTACCTCCATGCTGCTGGCTTGTGCTACAAGTTGGTTGGCCTTCTTGTGTGAGTCCATCGAGTTCTCTAAGAAAACCGATCTTATTTGTAATAATAACTTCAATTTCGGAGGACAATCTGTTACTTGCTAACCAATAAGACGTGGAATGAGCAGCGCAGCGTGTCATCCCAGAATACCAATGGGTATACTGGGAATGATGGGGAACCTGAATTGTGAACTCGTCAAGTGCATCCTCAATGTAATGAACTACATCTCGGACCTGTTTAACACGAGCTTGAAGCTGCACTTGATTGCCTTGATCAATCCGTGCTTGGGACGTCGTTAGATAGGCATCCATCCTCTCCAAACAAGTTCTTGCCTTATCAAGAGCTTCACGGACATGGCTCGGACTTTTGCGTATTTTGTCGACGAAGCTTGCGACCTTCTCAACTAATGCCAATGCTGCTGAAACGGCAATATCCGCGGCCATAGTTCGCACAAATCAATTCAGCTTTCTATGGTAGGGGTGCACAAAAAAGAAACACAAGTCGATCTGTTTATAAACCGAACTTGCGGTAGATGAAAGGTTTGGAGAAGCAGATCGAGGTTAATGAAAAAtatttggtggaattcatgcaTACATGACCTCTAGAATCATTTCATGGCGATGATGAGGTCCATTCTGCCATTAAATTCCCTAGATGGCCTGGCATGCCATTAAATGGTTCTAGCTAGTTGCAAATTTTCTATATCGTCCTTttttgaccggaaaaagtcTTCTTTTGATGGTACAAGTCAGCTAATTGCATAAGACTGAATCAAGTCATTATACGCAGTTCGGTGGCCATATATGAAATGACCTCGTTACAAACAGTACTATATAATGTATGTACAGATTGGTGGATGCAAAAAAACTTATATCTAGACTTTGGTTTTTTAAATTACTCAACattgggtgtgtgtgtttggtggggtggtaaggctttggtctcattTATAAGAGGTCAAGAGTTCGAACCCCATCAAtggtgggaatggggtggggtttttttttaaaaaaaaaaaaaaaaaaattactcaacATTGTAGTTGAAAAATATTGCTAGACCAATATCTAGTTAACCTTCGGCCATTAGGTTTAGGGAAATGAAAATCCAAAGTGAAAGTGCGttaatcaagaagaagaaattgacacGAAAGGAGAAATTGACGTGTTATGGCTATGAAAGGAGGTATTTGCGATCCGTCATAAACGAGTTATCGCGAAAGGAGAAATATTTGACGTGTTATGGCTATGAAAATCCAAAGTGAAAGTGCGTTAATCAAGAAGGATTTATACATTTAAACGTCTGGATAATCTATGAATAGTCCTAATTGATGGTCGGTTTCAAGAGTCCGATTATATATGCATAACAAATAAATACAAATAAAGGAAAGCAAAGTAGCTAAGGGTGATATCTTTAGTCGATGCAAGTTAATTATGGGAAGTTCCTCGCATTTTCAGAGAGCAGACTAAAGCATTTGCTGAGAAAGTTGGATGCATTTGCTTAGACCTACTTGCAAGTTAATTATGGGAAGTtccttccattttcggaaagcAGCCTAAAGCATTTGCTGAGAAATTGCATACGTATAAAAAGAAATTTCTAGAACATGTATAAATCTATATAAAGAAAGCTAACCTCCGATTAATATAACTAAACAGTAAACATTGAGTTATTGATTTTCTTTTGGGCAATGATatggggcctcaatgaggcctaagatttgtggcatcaaatcctaaatattatgtcatgtaagtaaatataaaattttattttcaattcaatataatatatattgccacatcatactatttcaacaccaactttacccttttacatttccttttagatgttagggggtgaatcaattacattaatgaatttaatttggtgacaaaaaaaaatatcagctattaattatgtattaatttaagagatatgtatacaaattctttgatcaatatttttcttcatttaagtaattttttcctttaatttttcttcccaaatggcattaatatattgaattatgtgtcaagaaatagacgttaacttttctttccaaatattgattaatttcatccaaaagaaatagcattaataaattgaatttgggaaatacttatgtctaaattaagaggtaagaaaaaattacacgtTAGCAGTCATTGATTAACATCTACAATAtatctaaatataagggaaagacaaacaaaaaataataaattcagatctaacgtttaaaccctagctagaTAAAGAGAAAGAGTGTTTCTATTAGGACCTCTAAATCTGCTCAGTTGACCtcactttattatgaattattaaatgacatatataacctcttataaaataactattaaagacaacaattataccaaaaaaatattatatttaatttctctagactttccaattcaataatattatattgcattctttgtaattttccttatctattttcattttccaatttcactacatactcaataaagtatttatatttatttaataagaattaaaactataatcaagatgatgtgacataaaaattcctatatcatatatgttgaaggcatattggtgagggataacaaaagaaatcatattatgacctaaatcccaatctattcattatatttacaaaaaaaaaaaaaaaaagagctagcagtaaaaaaaatctaaaaaactataaaataatTAATCGTGAGGtacaaaaaaatagagaaaataattaaacattaagaaaaattactcttcattttttttttttgcacatctacaagagaaaaaaaaaagtataaaaaaaaaattctttttattagaaattaatttttaaagcccAGGCCAATATCTTGTGTTTGAATTTCttttgggtgcggctattgccaccctacgaaccactttgttcaccctacatgcTCTTCTCACCCTACatgtatttttttagtttcaAATTTACTTTGTTCACCCATTTATAGTACCCAAAATATCATTTTCCCTACATGCTTTTCTTAccctacatatatttttttagttttaagtttgctttgttcaccctacatgcTCTTCCCTTTTTTTAGAATGCAAGAAATCCTCATAATCAAGCTTAAAGGATCGACCTCCTCAGGGAGCTCGGCAAAACCCATTATACAAGAAGCAAAGACGAGGGCATTCCAACTCGATCTTAGGCATATGTTCTTCAAGAAATCAATACTCAATTCTATGATAATGACCTGGAGAAGAATTCTAATAGGTATGCTGTATGCATATGCTTGTTTTCATATAGCAAGAGAATCCaacttgaagaaaagaaaacaaaaacgtgATTACATCATTTTTAGGCTCCAAGTAGGTGTTT
It encodes:
- the LOC112203419 gene encoding disease resistance protein RPM1, which codes for MAADIAVSAALALVEKVASFVDKIRKSPSHVREALDKARTCLERMDAYLTTSQARIDQGNQVQLQARVKQVRDVVHYIEDALDEFTIQVPHHSQYTHWYSGMTRCAAHSTSYWLASNRLSSEIEVIITNKIGFLRELDGLTQEGQPTCSTSQQHGGTLTPQVLEDDEIVGFDVPKQKLIEQLMKGDPKRLTISIVGPGGSGKTTIMRNVYDTKKVQRNFNCRAWIDVLRPLNLENVLRTMLSSFDPKGKRQEPEGTINCLKEKLKLLLQKKKFLVVLDNVWRNEDLESIVNALPNGSPGSKILVSTRTSDVASHSSNNYIHDLSRGLSKQHARYLFCKKAFPNNNNNNNCPQELEEWVEKFLKRCDGLPSAISAVGADLANKRHSPVEWKKAYESFESWGLSYRDLPSPLRSWELSYRDLPSQLKSCFLYFSVFPEDYSIKREKLIRLWIAEGFVKPEGRKTMEDVAEWYLNELVGRNLVSVSSKETDGQVRRCRVSNLVHHFIISKPENFLCVLKANHSTTDSGTKIRRLSVQDDNITISGSAYDLNGIRTLLVFGQGSSNNFRQFGNVLKNFKFLKVLDLQGAPLKKFPKGVVGLTLLRYLSLRETKIKRVPRSIIKLGFLETLDLKHTQITHLPKEICKLSNLRHLLVHHWDATSKNIQAVVVSSGNIKALRSIQKLSLIEVKKRNNRKLIKALGELVDLRKLGLQVDLASQEDRRQLCSSIQKMKHLSMLDLRSKSLEVYLDLDHMESPPKYVQRLHLEGLLDTLPRWIPKLESLSKIALKCSKLNDRVEPLEALESLPNLMELDLVDYSEGEVLKFKAGTFKELILVSIEQFDQLRKMVIENGAMPKLKKLTISKCRNLELVPKGIDGLTSLDQLCVNDMHTKFIAHLKGIAKRSSWDIFRRKISGGCKIVIDGTEQP